From a region of the Methanobacterium sp. genome:
- a CDS encoding 50S ribosomal protein L34e: MPELRYRSRSYKRVFKKTPGGKTVLRYKKKKPSKHICAECGKLLHGVPRGRPYQIGKLSKSKKRPNRPYGGNLCPQCTRKVFKQGARE; encoded by the coding sequence ATGCCTGAATTAAGATACAGATCTAGATCATATAAAAGAGTATTCAAAAAAACCCCTGGAGGAAAAACGGTTTTACGTTACAAGAAGAAAAAGCCCAGCAAGCATATTTGTGCCGAATGCGGTAAACTTCTTCATGGAGTTCCAAGGGGAAGACCATACCAAATAGGAAAACTTTCCAAATCTAAAAAAAGGCCAAACAGGCCTTATGGTGGAAACCTTTGCCCACAATGCACACGAAAAGTGTTTAAGCAAGGGGCAAGGGAATGA
- a CDS encoding AAA family ATPase, whose amino-acid sequence MIITISGLAGSGTTTASKILSKKMDIPYISAGDIFRQMAAEKNMDILEFSKFAEENEDIDIEIDKRQAEIAKNKENLIVEGRLSAYFVESDLKIWFIAPIDVRTERISQREEKPYEIVKEEIIKRSESEAKRYHEIHNIHIGNMEVYDVIINTRNFHAESVADIILKAVEVISCQQ is encoded by the coding sequence ATGATTATAACTATCAGTGGATTAGCTGGAAGTGGTACCACTACAGCATCTAAAATCCTATCAAAAAAAATGGATATTCCATATATCTCAGCAGGTGATATATTTCGCCAGATGGCTGCAGAAAAAAATATGGATATTCTGGAATTTAGTAAGTTCGCTGAAGAAAATGAAGATATTGACATTGAAATTGACAAACGACAAGCAGAAATAGCTAAAAATAAAGAAAATTTAATTGTCGAAGGAAGGCTATCTGCCTATTTTGTAGAATCTGACCTTAAAATATGGTTTATAGCTCCAATTGATGTTCGAACAGAAAGAATAAGTCAAAGAGAAGAAAAACCATACGAAATTGTCAAAGAAGAAATAATTAAAAGAAGTGAAAGCGAAGCAAAAAGATATCATGAAATTCACAATATCCATATTGGAAATATGGAAGTTTATGATGTAATCATAAACACAAGGAATTTTCATGCAGAAAGCGTCGCAGATATCATATTAAAAGCAGTAGAGGTGATTTCATGCCAGCAATAG
- a CDS encoding 50S ribosomal protein L14e: protein MPAIEVGRVCVKISGREAGEKCVIVEIIDDKFVEVVGTNIKNRRCNIKHLEPVDEIIEVKSDNVEEIKKALESVA from the coding sequence ATGCCAGCAATAGAAGTAGGAAGAGTATGTGTAAAGATTTCAGGAAGAGAAGCAGGCGAAAAATGTGTTATAGTCGAAATTATCGATGATAAATTTGTTGAAGTTGTAGGAACAAATATTAAAAACAGAAGATGCAACATCAAACATTTAGAGCCAGTTGATGAAATTATTGAAGTAAAATCAGACAACGTAGAAGAAATTAAAAAAGCTCTGGAATCAGTAGCTTAA